A window from Drosophila nasuta strain 15112-1781.00 chromosome 3, ASM2355853v1, whole genome shotgun sequence encodes these proteins:
- the LOC132793935 gene encoding probable salivary secreted peptide produces MNSHKSKASMAQLNSILSSLLLLSLWLASCCAVSSTWGNISNSAQLLHVENVLNGSSPGKYVDHEIKYPTNGIGNGRIISGIRAFDQVTNNTGGHATIYSGGPGFNFVHIKLQSQYNYGLIFRVEIYGN; encoded by the exons ATGAATTCGCACAAGTCCAAAGCCAGCATGGCCCAGCTGAACAGTATTCTCTCgagcctgctgctgttgtccctCTGGTTGGCATCTTGCTGCGCCGTGTCCAGCACTTGGGGCAACATTTCCAATTCGGCGCAATTGCTGCATGTGGAGAACGTGTTGAATGGTTCCTCGCCGGGCAAATATGTGGATCACGAGATTAAATATCCGACAAAT GGAATTGGTAATGGTCGTATCATCTCGGGCATCCGGGCATTTGACCAGGTGACAAACAACACTGGAGGCCATGCTACGATTTACTCTGGAGGCCCCGGCTTTAATTTTGTCCACATCAAACTACAATCGCAGTATAATTATGGCTTAATATTTCGCGTTGAGATCTATGGAAATTGA
- the LOC132792115 gene encoding uncharacterized protein LOC132792115 — MNRSLRLILLLGTLVCLVSALGGDGEGNDYTWGTKATTDTLIAQETITKRKSLLSTTTKTYTLTQAGTAKTIDYIRITDLKRKRGATAEITSGGVGATTVTVKFTSALGAGIKSQIEIWGA, encoded by the coding sequence atgaatCGCAGTCTGCGCCTTATCCTGCTCCTGGGCACACTCGTCTGTCTTGTTAGCGCTCTTGGCGGCGATGGTGAAGGCAACGATTACACTTGGGGCACCAAGGCCACAACGGACACACTCATCGCTCAGGAAACAATCACCAAACGCAAGTCGCTGCTGTCGACGACTACAAAGACATACACGCTCACCCAGGCGGGCACGGCCAAGACTATCGATTACATTCGCATTACCGACCTGAAGCGCAAGCGTGGCGCCACCGCTGAGATCACATCCGGCGGCGTGGGCGCCACCACAGTGACTGTAAAATTCACTTCCGCTCTGGGAGCTGGTATTAAGTCGCAGATCGAGATCTGGGGAGCATAA